GCTCCTGGTATCATGGCTCCTGGCACCGGTGCTCCACGGCCTTTGACTGCCGGCCCCCCTGGTCAACGCCAATATCGACCATCGACCTTCGAGTCAACTTTCAAAGCACTCCACACAAACGTCCCAAGCCAGGATGTCAAgcaggatgaagatgaggacgtTCTTATCATTACTCGGCAGACTCTACGACAAGCAGGTATCAGTAACAGCAGCCTAGCACAGACTACACCGTCGTTTGAAGCAACTGCTTCACAAGTTTCACAAATCGTAGAGGGGTTGGAGGGATTGTCTGCCAATTGCAAAATCACCCGACCAAGTGCACCCACAACCGCCGCGACGCGAGGGTTCCAGTATTTTGCGAAAGGAGCGCCATCCTGGGGCTTAGATACTGCTACAACATCAGCATGCTGGACATCATCGCCCGAGCTCAGCCAGTCTCGATACACATCGGGACCCAGATTCAGAGCACCAAAGGAACTTCAAGCCTACAACAATAAGATCAATCACGCCTGGTACTACGGAGCCGATTTCCTAGTAGCTACACCAAGCGAGATTGCTTTGCAGGTTCAGCCTCCCAAGGGGAAAGGGCAGTTTGGTGCAATTGGGGATGGCCGTCCATCAAAGAAAGGTGAATTCCATCGCCGCATGGAGATTGAAGACGCCAATCGCATGTCAGTGGCCGACCATGCTCGCCCATTGTTCAACATGGCACATGCAAATGTGCAACAATTCATTGAAAGCGAGTGGAACAAGAGCCAGGGACGTGCTACGGTACTACAGGCAACCAAGTAGAGGCTGTTAGTCAGGAAGGAGGTGATTGGCGATGGGAAGGAAATATTTCTCATACGATGCCCCATACACGATAGCATGGAATAGTTTATGAGGAAAAGTATGTGGATTATGACCGCCTTGCGTGACTGTTGCATGGCAGGAAGGTTGGATGCTTTTTGGGATGGGCTCTGACGGAGGCCAGTCACCATGTGAGCGGCGATGTTATACTTACGCGAGAACAACGGCCAAGCAAATGTATTTCGGCCGATCCACGACGTTGGCATTATGGAAAAAACGGGTAACTTAGTAGTCCATAGCCGGCATGCAAAAACGGAATATGATGAACAATTATCATACTTGGAACGGAAACGTTGATCCTCTTGTGACTGACTGGTGGGCAACTGGCTAAGTGCAACATGACCTATACTTATGCGTCTACTTATTAtcccaacttcttctttcaaAAGGATTACGAGAGTTAGGAACAGAAGTCTGTTGATATACACGGGGGTAGTAGCCAGAAAACCTTGATCTCACCATAGATGTTGTGGGAAAGGCATCATTGAAAACAAGCTCGCAATCGGGAAAAATCGATAGTCTAACTCGTGATGGTATACCGTACCATGGTATCATTGATGCGCTCTCGACTTGTCATGGGATGTTGAATACCTTACCTATACGCACTTGGcgcatggccatgatggcacATGTCAGAAAGTGACAGTGACCAACATTGTTCTTGGGTACGTTGCCTTTTCAAGCTAGCACCAACTTTAgttttgaggagaagatgaagacaatTGAAGGAGAGTGTGAGTGGGTCTCATGACGTTGGTAAGGGGCCTTGTTTTTTTGGGAATCTTATGGAGGTACGGAGTATACTACATAATTTCCTTTCCGCCCAGATAACAAGAGTCAAAGAGTTGGGAAAAGCTGAAATTGCAATTACGGAGACGTGTTCTTTTATGTCATTTCGAGATAGACTGTATTTCGGAGACTCTGACTCGGTATTTGATGCCAGATAATGTCAGCTCCATCCCTCCTTACAGTACCCTTATCTtagctaggtaccttaccttatagATCGCGTTGGTGTTTCTTCGGCCCACTTCTTTTTACTGCTGCcctcttttcccttctttccTTTACCAAGTTCCAAGTCTCTTGATCGTAtccttttcccttctttctGGGTGCCGGTCCTGAACTACAAGCATCGCTTGCTAACTACTTTCTGGCTATTCACTACCACGAGATTCCGTCTTTCTGTGCGCGTTAACGCACGACCCAACAAGAGAGAGGATACAAGTGCAAAGCGGGAATCGGACGAGAAACCTAGATTTTACCCACTCCAACGAGAAAAGGCCACAATATCCGTACCAATCGATAGTTCGGCAGGCCAACCGGAGCACAAGACTGAGAACAAACAACTTTCGCGACAAAGTCAAACAAACGAGATACACAACGATGGTCTACGTACGGCAAAAGGAGCTCCCCGCGCTCCGTGAGTACAAATACTCCGGTGTCGACCATTCACTGCTTTCCAAATATGTTCTAAAGCCCTTCTACACGAAATTCGTCATCAAGTGCTTCCCTATGAGCATGGCACCGAATTTGATCACTCTGACGGGCTTTTCATTCGTCGTTGCAAACTTCTTGACGCTGCTGTGGTATACTCCCACTCTTGACCAAGATTGCCCCGCCTGGGTGTATTATTCTTGGGCACTGGGCTTGTTCCTATATCAAACTTTCGATGCTGTGGACGGAACTCAAGCGTAAGCTTATGACAACCGTATTTGCCAGGTGTTGAATATGTGCTGACTAAATCGCCAGGCGCCGAACTCGGCAATCCGGACCTCTGGGCGAACTCTTCGATCATGGGGTAGATGCTTGCAATACCTCgcttgaggttcttctttttgctgcTTCTCAGAACATGGGACAGAGCTGGCAGACTGTGGCAGTCTTGTTCGCATGTGAGTCAACACTGGCGGTTCTGTTGGGATCCGCGATGCTAACTTGATAGCCCTCTTGACGTTTTATGTTCAGACATGGGAGACTTATCACACCAAGACTCTCACTCTCGGTATCGTGAACGGACCCGTCGAGGGCGTTCTTGCGATCGTCCTGGTCTTCGTTTTCACTGGCTACGTTGGGGGTGCCCATTTCTGGCAGCAGAGCATGTTTCATACCATCGGTGTGCCTTCCACCATTGGCATCCCATCTTTCATCTACAACCTCACCTTTACCGAGTGGTATCTTATTCAGGGCAGTATTGTTCTTGTCTTCAATACTGTCGAGTCTTCACTCAACGTCATCCGCGCTCGACGTGCCCGTGGAGACCGTTCTCGAGGTGCgctgcttggccttgtcccTTTCTTCAGCATCTGGTCTATGGTGGTTGCCTACCTTTATCTTCAACCCAAGATCCGCGAATGCCATCTCATCCCGTTTGCCCTCTTCGCCGGCCTTGTCAATGCCTACAGCGTCGGGCAGATGATCACTGCTCACCTTGTTCACCTGCGTTTCCCCTACTGGAACGTGCTGGGCCTGCCTCTTGCCTTTGGTGTCATCGACTCATTGGGCCCCATCTTCCAGCGTAACTTAGGGTTTGGCTGGCCCAGCGCTCTTGGCGATAATGTCTACCAAGTGGCTTTCATGTTCATGATGCTCGGAACCGCCGTCGGCGTCTACGGAAGTTTTGTCGTTGACGTTATCGTTACCATCTGCGATTACCTCGACATCTGGTGCCTCACCATTAAGCATCCTCATGTTGAAAACGAAGGTGCTCAGACCAATGGTACAAAGAAGGACTAAATGACTGATATAGACCCACGTCGAAGGGTTTATGGCGGTACAGGGGCTCGATCCCCTGGATAGAAGAAGAGTCACATGACAAGACAAAACAATTGGGCTCAAAAAATAGAGATGTCGGTAGTTCCATGTTCGAACGGAGTAATGGAAACGCTTCATGCAGCATTGGGAATGAGTCAAGGTATCTAAAGAGGGTTCAAAGGAGGGGCATTGCGATTATTACATATATCAGGGTCGGGCATGTCTTTGATTATTACGGTTTTCGTGTAGAAGTTTTGTATGATTTGTATGAGGAACGGGCTTGGTTCTTGCTTTTTGGAGTTCTGCAGCGTGTTTTTGTATAATGTTGCTGTAGCTTATAGATGCTATTTCTATTCTGCTGTCGATTTTAACAGTATATTGGTCTTCTGCGAACCTGTATGGACGTATGACCATGTGGAGGCAATACCACCATGGTCTAGGctttcaagatcaagccgTTTGAAGGGGACTAAGAAACCTTTGGGAGGAAATATTTAATCATTTTTGCACCTGAATATATTTGACTTTCCAAGATCCTACAGCATGGTCGTGCATGTAGCAGACATTTGCTGCGCGTCTTTCAAAACCTGTCCAAAATTTCTTGGGAGACATACGTAAAGACCTTTGAATACAAAACGCCACGCCAAAAAGCCCCGACGGGCGGGGTATCATCTTCCACCTAGTCTCTTAGAGTAATATACGTCAATCATAATGAAGCCATTCATGTATCCTTTCTTCCAAATTGGCCCTTTTGCGCCTTGCCTTTTACTTAGAGAAGATCATCCGTGCCGCTCGCGACACTCTGTTCGATGGCATTGGTGATTGAACGCTCTGAGAAAACAGGGCCCTGGCCATCACATCTAGCGCAGTTCTTCAGACGCTCGCTGACATCGGCAATATCAACAAGGCCTTTCTTGAACAACTCGTGGGATATGATAAAGTCCCATGTTGCACCGGCAGCTAGGAGACGTTCACCATCGTCTGAGGTAACAATGCGGTGTGAGGGCGACTTATTTGTGTGATTCTGCAAGACGTTGGAGTAGAAGTCGGTGGGTTTGAAGCGCAGAGGCCCGGTTGCAGGCTCTGGAGAGATGGAACCATGGCTCATGCGGGATGTCGCACGAAGGATTTCGTTCTCGGTAGATATTTTCTGGAGATCTCGCTTTAAACGTTCATTCTCAAGGGATGATTGTTGCTGGGCGGCCTCAAGGCCGGCAAGCTTCGCCTCAAGGTCTTTAACatgcttttctttcctctcgCGGAAGGCACGTTGCCTGTACAGCCATATGTTAGCCAAGTATAaaatcgtcgtcatcaaACGCATTTCAAAGTCACAGCAATATTGTATACTGTGAGGTCTTCTCGCAAAATGAAAGGAAAAGGCGGGAGAGGATTGAAGACGTACGCAGCGCGATTCTGTGCTTTCCTCCGAGACTGAGCAGGAGTTAGGTTCTCGTCCTCCTCGCTGGCCCCGCGGGCAACGGACTGCTCGTCAGGAGAGCCATTCCTCAATGAGCCtccttgctgttgatggGCTGGGGCCTGAGAAGCATAGCCGGGAGGTGTCGGGGGGCCCGGAAAACCAGAGGCAGGTTGATGAGGGTTTGCACTGAAGCCTTGGGCTGTGGTATAATCGAAAGACTGGAACTGGTCATTTTGACTGGCAGAGAGGGCGTCGTAGTTTTCCTATACGTGCCAAAGCAATATGTCAGCAAAGATGCGCTAATGCTATGAGATAGACGAGCTGCAGGTacaatgttgaagatgtgctTGTGAGGCTCAATATTGCTAGAGTAATGCTCAGGTAAGGAAACGCTAAGGCAGGGCTGCACCGGGGGAGTGGGGGAGATCGCGGAGAAAGGGTCGTTTACTGACAGGCGGGGATGCATTGAAGTCATCGGAGCCGGCGGAATGCGAGTGCGACGGCGTCAGAGGAGGAATCGGCATGAACTGGTGATAGGGCTGAGGGTTGGCAAAGTTGTATTGCCCGGTGAAATCCATCGTGAACCTTCAGAGGCggtggttgaggttgagcgaAGGTTAAACGAAGCAGGTGGAGTAGAGCAGAATCGAATCGAGTAGTTCGATGGGAGTGACTGTGGCCACACAAAATGGAAGAGGAGCCAGAGATGAAAGAGCGTGAGCGCGAATGAACAAAGATGTGATGAGTCAATGCCGGTTTGAAGAGACAGAAGCGCTTCTTGGTTAAAATAgtgggagaagaagttgaggttgtATGGGGGCTTGGCTGTAGGTTGGTGGATGAATTAACTAAGGTAACGTTAGGTGTGAACGAGCCGGGTGACGCGGGtgggtgaagaagagaggtgaaggtggaggtggaggtgtgAGGGGGCCAGAAGGTTCAGGTGCAGACCGATTGACCAAGGTGAGATGGATAAGGTAGTGAGCCCCAGAAGCACAGAGCACAAAACACggacagggcagggcagtAGGTCAGACGGAGGAGTACAGTATGGTGGTAGCCTTAATGAAGCATAACGTGCAATGCGTTTCACGAACGGGGGGACGGGAAAGGTTGGGCCTGGGCCCTTTTAAGAAATGGCTGAGACTCTGCGATCTAGGCCGGGCTAAGCGATATGAGGCAAAGCTAGGTGCCAATCATGACTGACACGGCATTTGCCTTTGACGTGCATATTGGCCGTTGTGTATTAGTCGTGCCAAGCCAGGGTCGGATATCAACATCGTGAGCTTCCTAACTCGAGCATTGCAACGGACTTCCAAATGAGAAACATTTCTGGATGATCAAAGGCCTCACAAAGGTTGTCCAGTATCACGGAAAGGGTTCCATGTCGCGTTCCAAGCTAAAGTGTCGCCTAGGAGGAGTTTCGATGGGGGAGCTGCAGCAAGGCGGCCGACGTTGCTGGGCATTTAATTCGTCCCTTATTTCCTTGTCTTTACCCGCCAGCTCAGCGCTCTTGAGTTATCTCCCTGGAGCCCGATGGTTGTGCAGACGTGAAGGGCAAGTCGTGAGTTAGCCCACGAGCTTGAGGCTAGAAAAATGCGTCTCCTGCACATGCAGGCAGGGCTACCTTGAACAGCAAGCAACGTTGACGCAGTAATTAGTGGGAGCGGTGCACACTGatcagacagacagacagacagacccCTTGACACATTGTTCTTATCAGCTGGTATCTTAATTCCATTTCGTGTACCACCACTTTCAACTGCAGAACACAGTAGTTTCCTGAGTTTCTGAAGTCTGTGCTAGCGCCAAGTTGACATCCAATGTTAGTCAGACAACTCTCGGCTCAGACATATGAACGGCCTCAGAACCTGGAACAAACAACCTACGGACAGACCTGACATAACCGACTCCACTGGCCAGCGTGGTTCTAGCAAACTTCAAAGGTTCCGTCTAATGCACAATGGTAAAAATAAACTGTTGCCTGATCCCCATCGcggttctcttttctccttctGTCCCCGAGCGAGGCCTGGTGGGTCGTTGGAGTGTAGGTAAGCATTTCGAGGTCGTCTTTCACATGGGGGTTCAAAAGGATCTGCGCTTGACATATCAAGATCGTATAAGCCAAGATATCCCATATCTATGTATCTCCCTCTAACTTATTACACGCTCCGAATTTGTTCGGGATTTCATCGACTTTGCACAGTCCTGACACTTCGGTTTCCCTTGCCTAATCCGGCAATATCGTGCTCCAGACAGTATATCCATTTATCGATGGAAAACGACCTACCTCAACAACGCCATGAATGCATCTCGCAAACCTCTTAACGACCTTCTCATTCCCAGCCTTACTAGGACAACTGCTGAATCCCCTTCGGCCCTATTTGCACAAACAGACCCGTAATTTGATCTAGTATGTTCGGCCTGGTCAAGCAATCTCGATACAACGgacaacaacttcatcaagcgAAGCCACATCTGCATCCGACTCTGCTTAGTCGGCCGCCCGCCCGCATTGCCCGCCCGCTTAAGCAACAGACCCTCAAGAGACCCTCAAGAGACCCCCGACTGCTCCCGTAACACAATGGAGAGCTTGAGCACTAGAATTTTTTGAGCCGTCTCTGCTCGCTTGCGCGTGGTTCGGCCGGAGTTCTGTGCTCTCTTGGCAACTTCTCCCAACCTTCGCCGGGTTTGTTTGGGGAAGATATATACAAACTCGGCCCATAGAATCCGCGCATGAGAGTGAGATATCAGGGTTGGAGGGGGATAACTACGGCACAGCTGTCGAATTGGTGTGTTGTTGATAATTCGCCATGGCCTCCAGAATCATTAGAACTGCGAGTAAAGTAGTTTGGCTCCTGTACGCAACCTAAATGATACAGTATGTCAAGTAAGGTAGTCAGCAACCGCACCCACAGTCTAAAGACATTCGCTCCGTTTAGGTGCTTACTGACTTATCATCGCTAGCACATGGAAGTCTGTCTGTGTAACTAATAATACAGCACCCAGGCGCAGCTTCGCGCATCCCCTGCTGGACCTGTCGGGTTTTTCTGTCTCCAGGATTTGTCCTGGGATGGTCAATTCTTTTTGGGTAGTTAAGTGGTATCCTAAGACCCTTGGTACATGATATATGCAGTCCAAGGTCGCAATGCCTTTTCCCATGGAATTGAATCCCGACGCTTCTCTCCGAGAAATCGGACTCAGATGTTGCACCCACGATATGATAACCTAGGGTATCCATCTGGCGGGCGCAGCTTTGTGTAGGTAGGTGCATGCTAATGCAACTCGCAATTTGTCAAACGTGGGGAGCAATCAACTTGGATCTTACGCACCCTCCGGAGCAAAACCCGTACATAAGGTAGATCCCGCACTCGCTCACCTAAAGCCCCAGGGAGATGGGTGGGTGCTGCCCGCCAGCCCTCTTCACCATTCCGACTTTTATCACACCTTGGAGACTTACCTAGGGTAACATTGAGATGAGAGATTTGCATTTAGGTATCTACGTGTTGTCACCACACAACACCAATGGCCGGGTACCTTAGCCACTGTGCCTAGAATGTGATGAACAAATTGTTGTCGGTGCCGTTATTCCCGACTTGCACAATCATCATACTCACGTATGTGATATTGATCCACGAAGCTAATGTAAGTCAGATGGCCAGGTGACTAACTCTTGAGCTTTAAGCGAGCCCAACTTGGCACTGCTGAAACTCAATTGTTCCATTTGCGGAGTAGCTTCTTTCCAGCAGACCAACCCAGCCTTGTTATCTCATACCTAAACCTGGGACACTTGAATCTCACAAGCCCTTGATGTTGACGTTCTACATatgtttgcttcttcttaCTCACAGTTTCACTCGTTAAATTCTGTTTAATACAAAAGAGTCATCGCGAGCTTGCAATACAATCCCGTTTTGACCTAGGTTACACAAACGG
The window above is part of the Fusarium musae strain F31 chromosome 6, whole genome shotgun sequence genome. Proteins encoded here:
- a CDS encoding hypothetical protein (EggNog:ENOG41), which codes for MVYVRQKELPALREYKYSGVDHSLLSKYVLKPFYTKFVIKCFPMSMAPNLITLTGFSFVVANFLTLLWYTPTLDQDCPAWVYYSWALGLFLYQTFDAVDGTQARRTRQSGPLGELFDHGVDACNTSLEVLLFAASQNMGQSWQTVAVLFASLLTFYVQTWETYHTKTLTLGIVNGPVEGVLAIVLVFVFTGYVGGAHFWQQSMFHTIGVPSTIGIPSFIYNLTFTEWYLIQGSIVLVFNTVESSLNVIRARRARGDRSRGALLGLVPFFSIWSMVVAYLYLQPKIRECHLIPFALFAGLVNAYSVGQMITAHLVHLRFPYWNVLGLPLAFGVIDSLGPIFQRNLGFGWPSALGDNVYQVAFMFMMLGTAVGVYGSFVVDVIVTICDYLDIWCLTIKHPHVENEGAQTNGTKKD